The Claveliimonas bilis genome window below encodes:
- the lpdA gene encoding dihydrolipoyl dehydrogenase, whose product MEENRYDLVIIGAGPGGYVAAKKAAELGMKTAVIDRGPAGGTCMNRGCIPAKALLHAATLYREMRECEKFGLHAENISFDLQKIYEYKDWASEQMRSELEKDFERLGIDMIYGNAVLQKNKTVKVAREDGSSLLLAGDKILIAAGAKAKLADIPGMELPGVVTSEELLVSKAHKYENMLILGGGVIGLELATVFQALGTNVTVIEISDRLLPNMDREFSDALEQILTKRGIRIYKESILERVEKKGDLLGCRFVHDGKNKEESVDVVLVSVGRAPATEGLFEADVPIKLENGKVVVDEFYRTSMPGVYAVGDVTGGIQLAHVASAEATYVVERMNDKRASVILSMVPGGLFTSVSIVPSCLYTDPEIASVGLTEEEAKRKGVPVRCGKYIMDGNGQSIIAGGEGGFIKVLFAADSDELLGAQMMCPRATDMIGELATALANGLTSSQLMYAMRAHPTFNEAISCAVEDSRKAAVTR is encoded by the coding sequence ATGGAAGAGAACAGATATGATCTGGTAATTATTGGGGCAGGACCTGGAGGATATGTGGCCGCTAAAAAGGCAGCAGAACTGGGAATGAAAACAGCCGTGATCGACAGGGGGCCTGCAGGAGGAACCTGCATGAACAGAGGATGTATTCCGGCAAAAGCGCTTCTTCATGCCGCAACTTTGTACCGGGAAATGAGAGAGTGTGAGAAGTTCGGACTTCATGCGGAAAATATCAGTTTTGATCTTCAGAAAATATATGAGTATAAAGATTGGGCATCGGAACAGATGCGGTCAGAACTGGAAAAGGATTTTGAACGCCTGGGCATTGATATGATCTATGGAAATGCCGTGCTTCAAAAGAATAAAACTGTGAAGGTTGCCAGGGAGGACGGAAGCAGCCTTCTCCTTGCCGGAGATAAGATCCTCATTGCTGCCGGGGCCAAAGCGAAGCTGGCAGATATCCCGGGGATGGAGCTTCCGGGAGTGGTTACAAGTGAAGAACTTCTTGTCAGCAAGGCCCATAAATACGAAAATATGCTTATCCTGGGAGGGGGCGTGATCGGTCTGGAACTTGCCACTGTATTCCAGGCGCTTGGCACAAATGTGACTGTAATAGAAATCTCCGACCGGCTGCTCCCCAATATGGACCGAGAATTTTCAGATGCGCTGGAACAGATTTTGACAAAAAGAGGAATCCGGATTTATAAAGAAAGCATTCTCGAGCGGGTGGAAAAAAAGGGAGATCTTCTGGGATGTCGATTTGTGCATGACGGAAAGAACAAAGAAGAGTCGGTGGATGTGGTACTTGTGTCTGTGGGACGCGCGCCGGCTACAGAGGGTCTTTTTGAAGCGGATGTTCCTATCAAACTGGAAAATGGGAAAGTTGTGGTGGATGAATTTTACCGTACCAGCATGCCGGGAGTCTATGCGGTAGGTGATGTGACCGGAGGAATACAGCTGGCCCACGTGGCTTCTGCAGAGGCTACATATGTAGTGGAGAGAATGAATGATAAAAGAGCGTCAGTGATTCTTTCCATGGTTCCGGGTGGCTTGTTTACTTCAGTTTCGATCGTGCCAAGCTGTCTTTATACAGACCCGGAAATCGCTTCTGTGGGGCTGACGGAAGAGGAAGCGAAGAGAAAGGGAGTGCCGGTAAGGTGCGGGAAATATATCATGGATGGAAACGGACAGTCTATTATTGCAGGCGGAGAGGGCGGATTTATCAAAGTGCTCTTTGCAGCGGACAGCGATGAGCTTTTGGGAGCGCAGATGATGTGCCCCAGGGCAACGGATATGATTGGAGAGCTTGCCACGGCTCTTGCCAACGGTCTGACAAGCTCCCAGCTTATGTATGCAATGCGTGCCCATCCTACATTCAATGAGGCAATTTCATGTGCTGTGGAGGACAGCAGAAAGGCCGCTGTTACCCGATAG
- the ung gene encoding uracil-DNA glycosylase, protein MAAISNDWLEALKGEFGKAYYRQLFETVKKEYATYLIFPPSDDIFNAFHLTPLKEVKAVILGQDPYHNVGQAHGLCFSVKKGVDIPPSLVNIYQELHDDLGCTIPDHGCLEKWARQGVLMLNTVLTVRAHRANSHRGIGWEEFTDAAIRVLDQEDRPIVFILWGAPAQRKKAMLHNPKHLILEAPHPSPLSAYRGFFGSRPFSQTNAFLEKNGMEPIDWQIE, encoded by the coding sequence ATGGCTGCAATATCAAACGACTGGCTGGAAGCATTAAAAGGAGAATTTGGCAAAGCCTATTACAGGCAATTATTCGAGACTGTAAAAAAGGAGTATGCAACTTATTTGATTTTTCCCCCATCTGACGATATTTTTAATGCGTTTCATTTGACGCCGCTTAAAGAGGTGAAAGCGGTTATTCTGGGACAGGATCCCTATCATAATGTGGGGCAGGCCCATGGGCTTTGTTTTTCGGTGAAAAAAGGTGTGGATATTCCCCCTTCTCTTGTGAACATTTATCAGGAGCTTCACGATGATCTGGGCTGCACGATTCCGGATCATGGCTGTCTTGAAAAGTGGGCCAGGCAGGGGGTGCTGATGCTGAATACTGTTTTGACTGTACGGGCTCATCGGGCAAATTCTCATCGGGGAATCGGTTGGGAGGAATTTACAGATGCGGCGATCCGGGTGTTGGATCAGGAAGACAGACCCATTGTGTTCATCTTGTGGGGGGCGCCGGCACAGAGGAAAAAGGCAATGCTCCACAATCCGAAGCATCTGATTCTGGAAGCGCCTCATCCCAGCCCGTTGTCTGCATACAGAGGATTTTTTGGAAGCAGACCGTTCAGTCAGACTAATGCCTTTCTGGAAAAGAACGGAATGGAGCCTATTGACTGGCAGATAGAGTAA
- the hisF gene encoding imidazole glycerol phosphate synthase subunit HisF, producing MHTKRIIPCLDVHGGRVVKGVNFVDLKDAGDPVEIGKAYDQAGADELVFLDITASSDRRSTVVDMVRKVAETVFIPFTVGGGIRTVEDFRAILREGADKISINSSAIQTPELISAAADKFGSQCVVVAIDAKKRADGSGWNIYKNGGRIDVGIDAVEWALKAEKLGAGEILLTSMDCDGTKAGYDLELTRAIADAVRIPVIASGGAGTLEHFKEALTEGGADAVLAASLFHYKELEIREVKEYLKKEGISVRL from the coding sequence ATGCATACAAAACGAATCATTCCCTGTCTGGATGTTCATGGCGGGCGGGTAGTCAAAGGTGTGAATTTTGTGGATCTGAAGGACGCAGGGGATCCGGTGGAGATTGGAAAAGCTTACGACCAGGCAGGGGCAGATGAACTGGTATTTCTTGACATTACCGCGTCTTCAGACCGAAGATCTACTGTGGTGGATATGGTGCGCAAAGTGGCAGAAACAGTATTTATCCCCTTTACCGTAGGAGGCGGGATCCGGACTGTGGAGGACTTCCGCGCGATCCTGCGGGAGGGAGCGGATAAGATCTCTATCAATTCTTCGGCAATCCAGACGCCGGAACTGATCTCGGCAGCGGCAGATAAATTCGGCAGCCAATGCGTTGTTGTCGCTATAGATGCCAAAAAGAGAGCGGACGGCAGCGGCTGGAATATCTACAAGAACGGCGGGCGTATTGATGTGGGGATTGACGCTGTAGAATGGGCTTTGAAAGCGGAAAAACTGGGGGCAGGAGAAATTCTCCTTACCAGTATGGACTGTGATGGGACGAAAGCGGGATATGACCTGGAGCTGACAAGAGCTATTGCGGACGCAGTGCGTATTCCGGTGATCGCATCCGGCGGCGCCGGTACACTGGAGCACTTCAAAGAAGCTCTGACGGAAGGGGGCGCGGATGCGGTGCTTGCGGCTTCCCTGTTCCATTATAAAGAACTGGAGATACGGGAAGTAAAAGAATATTTGAAAAAAGAAGGGATTTCGGTGCGCCTGTAA
- the hisH gene encoding imidazole glycerol phosphate synthase subunit HisH: MIAIIDYDAGNIRSVEKALNFLGQEVIVTRKKEQILGADKVILPGVGSFGDAMDKIRQYGLEKVIRQVAENGTPFLGICLGLQLLFESSEESPGVQGLGILKGRILKIPETEGLKIPHMGWNTLKLQGNGRLFRGLPEDPYVYFVHSYYLQAAEEEIVTAVTDYGIRIHASVEKNNVFACQFHPEKSSSTGLAILKNFVEL; encoded by the coding sequence ATGATAGCGATAATTGATTATGATGCGGGGAATATCAGAAGTGTGGAAAAAGCGCTGAACTTCCTTGGACAGGAAGTGATAGTTACGAGGAAGAAGGAGCAGATTCTGGGAGCAGATAAGGTCATTTTGCCGGGCGTAGGATCTTTCGGTGATGCCATGGATAAAATACGTCAGTATGGCCTGGAGAAAGTGATCCGTCAAGTTGCAGAAAACGGAACTCCGTTTCTCGGCATCTGCCTGGGACTTCAGCTGCTTTTTGAGAGCAGCGAGGAAAGCCCCGGCGTTCAGGGACTTGGCATACTGAAGGGGCGGATACTGAAGATTCCGGAAACGGAAGGGCTGAAGATTCCCCATATGGGATGGAATACTCTGAAGCTCCAGGGAAACGGCAGACTTTTTCGAGGCCTTCCGGAGGATCCTTATGTCTATTTTGTCCATTCTTATTATCTGCAGGCGGCAGAAGAAGAGATCGTAACGGCAGTAACGGATTACGGTATCAGGATTCATGCTTCTGTGGAAAAAAATAATGTGTTTGCCTGTCAGTTCCATCCGGAAAAAAGCAGCAGCACAGGACTTGCCATTTTGAAGAATTTTGTAGAGTTATAA
- a CDS encoding sensor histidine kinase gives MKYSIRKQMIGIFVGLIVCMIIGLFIINAFFLQPYYVENKKESFVKMYDDIGKVMDDGNIQNDSVRNTLAYTAERYNFSYMVYNFAERQGYSNVRDTEKLLQQLTGVLLNQPGSQMLEKTDSYQIIRFNDVDSGSEYLALWGEMGNGYNIFIRSPIESIRESIMLFDRFLLLVGTSVIVAGILFVWYFSRRLTEPLMELTALSVRMADLDFDAKYTSGGKNEIGVLGENFNVMSQKLEEAVSELKSANYRLQQDIEKKEKLEKMRTDFMGNVSHELKTPIALIQGYAEGLKEGVSDDPESMQFYCDVIIDEADKMNQMVKNLMTLNQLEFGDQDVQFERFDLTELIKGVLQSMEILIQQKDAKIQFRTKEPVYVWADEFKAEQVLRNYVNNALNHLDGDKVIDIKILCHDEKAKVTVFNTGIPIPEDDLPHIWEKFYKVDKAHTREYGGNGIGLSIVKAIMDSFHQEYGVNNYDNGVEFWFELDRK, from the coding sequence ATGAAATATTCAATTCGCAAGCAGATGATAGGGATTTTTGTGGGCCTTATTGTCTGTATGATAATCGGTCTTTTTATTATCAATGCTTTTTTCCTGCAGCCCTATTATGTAGAAAACAAAAAAGAAAGTTTTGTTAAAATGTACGATGATATCGGAAAAGTTATGGACGATGGGAATATCCAGAATGATTCTGTCAGGAACACATTGGCCTATACAGCGGAACGATATAATTTTTCCTATATGGTATATAATTTTGCGGAGCGTCAGGGCTATTCCAATGTCAGGGATACAGAAAAACTGCTGCAGCAGCTGACAGGAGTTCTTCTGAATCAGCCGGGAAGCCAGATGCTGGAGAAGACGGACTCTTATCAGATCATACGATTCAATGATGTGGACAGCGGTTCAGAGTACCTGGCTCTCTGGGGAGAAATGGGAAACGGATATAATATTTTCATCCGGAGCCCTATTGAAAGTATCAGGGAAAGCATTATGCTCTTTGACCGTTTTCTTCTTTTAGTGGGGACAAGCGTGATTGTGGCAGGCATTCTATTTGTGTGGTACTTTTCCAGAAGGCTGACAGAGCCCTTGATGGAACTTACCGCACTGTCGGTCAGGATGGCGGACCTTGATTTTGATGCCAAATATACAAGCGGCGGTAAAAATGAGATCGGTGTTCTGGGAGAGAATTTTAATGTGATGTCACAGAAGCTGGAAGAGGCGGTTTCTGAATTGAAAAGCGCCAATTACCGTCTGCAGCAGGATATCGAAAAAAAGGAAAAGCTGGAGAAAATGAGAACAGATTTCATGGGAAATGTTTCCCATGAGCTTAAAACCCCGATTGCCCTTATACAAGGATATGCGGAAGGGCTGAAGGAAGGGGTCAGTGATGATCCGGAGAGCATGCAGTTTTATTGTGATGTAATCATAGACGAAGCAGACAAAATGAATCAGATGGTAAAAAATCTCATGACATTGAATCAGCTGGAGTTTGGAGATCAGGATGTCCAGTTTGAGAGATTTGATCTGACAGAGCTTATTAAAGGCGTGCTGCAAAGTATGGAAATACTGATCCAGCAAAAGGATGCGAAGATCCAGTTCAGAACCAAGGAGCCGGTCTATGTATGGGCGGATGAATTTAAGGCGGAGCAGGTGCTTCGTAATTACGTCAATAATGCGCTCAACCACCTGGATGGGGATAAGGTGATTGATATAAAAATTCTCTGTCATGATGAGAAGGCAAAAGTAACGGTATTCAATACAGGCATTCCGATTCCGGAAGATGATCTTCCCCATATATGGGAGAAATTTTATAAAGTGGACAAGGCTCATACAAGAGAATATGGCGGAAATGGTATAGGGCTTTCTATTGTAAAAGCGATCATGGATTCCTTTCATCAGGAATACGGAGTCAATAATTATGATAATGGCGTGGAGTTTTGGTTTGAGCTGGACAGAAAATAA
- a CDS encoding response regulator transcription factor, protein MDQIKVLVVDDESRMRKLVRDFLEREGYKVLEAGDGIEAMDIFYENKDVCLIILDVMMPKMDGWQVCREIRQSSKVPIIMLTARSEERDELQGFDLGVDEYISKPFSPKILVARVEAILRRTCSAAEEDALEAGGIRVDKTAHIVTIDGENVDLSYKEFELLAYFMENKGVALSREKILNNVWDYDYFGDARTIDTHVKKLRSKLGDKGDYIKTVWGMGYKFEVD, encoded by the coding sequence GTGGATCAGATAAAAGTTTTAGTAGTGGATGATGAAAGCCGTATGCGCAAGCTTGTCCGGGATTTCCTTGAGCGGGAAGGATATAAGGTCCTGGAGGCAGGCGACGGTATAGAGGCTATGGATATATTTTATGAAAATAAGGATGTCTGTCTTATTATTTTGGATGTTATGATGCCGAAGATGGATGGCTGGCAGGTGTGCAGAGAGATACGGCAGTCTTCTAAAGTACCGATCATTATGCTCACGGCACGTTCTGAAGAAAGAGATGAACTCCAGGGCTTTGATCTGGGAGTAGACGAGTATATATCAAAACCTTTCAGCCCGAAGATTCTGGTTGCCCGTGTAGAAGCAATTCTTAGACGTACCTGCAGCGCGGCAGAGGAAGATGCATTGGAAGCAGGCGGGATCCGGGTTGATAAGACAGCCCATATTGTCACCATAGATGGAGAGAATGTGGACTTAAGCTATAAGGAATTTGAGCTTCTTGCCTATTTCATGGAGAATAAAGGAGTGGCTCTTTCCAGAGAAAAGATTTTGAACAATGTTTGGGATTACGATTATTTTGGAGATGCCAGAACCATAGATACTCATGTAAAGAAGCTTAGAAGCAAGCTGGGAGACAAAGGAGATTATATTAAGACTGTGTGGGGCATGGGATATAAATTCGAGGTGGACTAG
- a CDS encoding MmcQ/YjbR family DNA-binding protein produces the protein MKDIINNIFRRRKVNLTRLPAYGFSEKKGRYFYHTVLPGSGFSMEVEITGKGLVKATVIDAETNEPYTLHLTDSASGSFITGVKMDYEQVLTDIAEHCFEPDVFKGTQTKAIIAYVRETYGDELEFLWAKTPDNAIWRRKDTQKWYAAVLTVSRSKLGLPSDEMAEIIDLRIEPEQMEATVDNKKYFPGWHMNKRSWYTIILDGSVPEEEIYNRIDRSYRLATK, from the coding sequence ATGAAGGATATCATAAACAATATATTCAGGAGAAGGAAAGTCAATCTGACCAGGCTGCCTGCTTATGGATTTTCAGAAAAAAAGGGCAGATATTTCTATCATACGGTGCTGCCGGGCAGCGGGTTTTCGATGGAGGTGGAAATTACCGGGAAAGGTTTGGTGAAAGCGACCGTAATTGACGCAGAAACAAATGAACCCTACACTTTGCATCTTACTGACAGCGCATCGGGCAGTTTTATCACAGGAGTGAAAATGGACTATGAACAGGTGCTCACTGATATTGCAGAACACTGCTTTGAGCCGGATGTTTTTAAGGGCACACAGACAAAAGCGATAATCGCTTATGTTCGAGAAACTTATGGAGATGAACTGGAATTTCTTTGGGCGAAAACGCCTGATAATGCTATCTGGCGTCGGAAAGATACACAGAAATGGTATGCCGCAGTCCTTACAGTTTCCCGCAGCAAGCTGGGACTTCCTTCTGATGAAATGGCTGAGATCATCGATCTGCGGATTGAACCGGAACAGATGGAAGCGACTGTGGATAATAAAAAGTATTTTCCCGGCTGGCATATGAATAAAAGAAGCTGGTATACCATAATTTTGGACGGTTCAGTACCGGAAGAGGAGATATACAACAGAATTGACAGAAGTTACCGTCTGGCAACAAAATAA
- a CDS encoding GH25 family lysozyme, giving the protein MSLNGIDISNHQAGLDLAKVSADFVICKATEGTGFVDPYCNGFIQRAKSLGRKTGVYHYATGKSTGKEEADFFYKNIRGYIKQSVLVLDWEGKAIEKGPGYAKAFLDRIYELTGVKPLIYMSNSVVNSYDWTKVVQADYGLWNAGYFAGDQTMGYTPDAPVYGSLGAWKTCAMYQYTSSGRLPGWSGNLDLNVFYGSREAWDKYAGASSVINDPDGAIRNGGEMQGDKSQKGEVSYQVHVRRQGWLSWKCDGEMAGTTGQNRRIEALRIAPPGKTNVKIHMKGIGDREYQDITKNTILGTTGEKRRIEAIAIEGSTKEEELHYAYQVHQKSKGWTDWKFDGEWAGERGGSLQMEAVRIRIAHLILEAHVQSEGWLPKVPDGEITGTTGKSLRLEAFRLDPFENEIRAKAHIQSEGWVDYGIISKNTVIGTVNEKKRLECLCFEGPFEWRAHLAHSGWTDWTLADGIATLGTVGQALAMEAFQIRMKR; this is encoded by the coding sequence ATGAGTTTAAACGGCATTGATATCAGCAATCATCAGGCAGGGCTTGACCTTGCGAAAGTTTCTGCTGACTTTGTAATATGTAAGGCTACAGAAGGAACCGGTTTTGTGGATCCATACTGTAACGGATTTATTCAGAGGGCAAAAAGCCTTGGAAGAAAAACAGGAGTTTACCATTATGCCACAGGAAAAAGTACAGGAAAAGAAGAAGCGGATTTTTTTTATAAAAATATTCGGGGGTATATCAAACAGTCGGTACTTGTTCTTGACTGGGAAGGAAAAGCAATAGAAAAAGGTCCGGGGTATGCCAAAGCGTTTCTGGACCGGATTTATGAATTGACAGGAGTAAAACCGCTCATTTATATGAGCAACAGTGTAGTAAACAGTTATGACTGGACAAAGGTTGTACAGGCAGATTATGGTCTGTGGAATGCCGGATATTTTGCGGGGGATCAGACAATGGGCTATACACCGGATGCTCCTGTTTACGGCAGCCTGGGGGCGTGGAAAACCTGTGCTATGTATCAGTACACTTCGTCGGGAAGGCTGCCGGGGTGGAGCGGCAATCTTGACCTGAATGTATTTTACGGCAGCAGGGAGGCCTGGGACAAATATGCGGGAGCTTCAAGCGTCATAAATGATCCGGATGGAGCGATAAGAAATGGAGGAGAAATGCAGGGAGATAAATCGCAGAAGGGCGAAGTATCCTACCAGGTACATGTGAGGAGACAAGGGTGGCTTTCCTGGAAATGCGACGGGGAAATGGCCGGGACGACCGGGCAGAACAGGCGGATAGAAGCGCTTCGTATCGCGCCTCCGGGAAAGACCAATGTAAAAATCCATATGAAAGGAATCGGAGATCGGGAGTATCAGGATATTACGAAAAATACGATCCTTGGCACAACAGGAGAGAAAAGGCGGATAGAAGCCATTGCTATAGAAGGCAGTACAAAAGAGGAGGAGCTTCATTATGCCTATCAGGTACACCAGAAAAGTAAAGGGTGGACAGACTGGAAATTTGATGGGGAATGGGCAGGAGAAAGAGGAGGATCTCTTCAGATGGAAGCAGTGAGGATCCGGATTGCCCATCTGATCCTGGAGGCTCATGTGCAAAGCGAAGGCTGGCTGCCGAAAGTTCCGGATGGTGAGATCACGGGAACTACAGGTAAATCCCTTCGGCTGGAAGCATTCCGGCTGGATCCTTTTGAGAACGAAATCAGGGCGAAGGCCCATATTCAGTCAGAGGGCTGGGTGGATTATGGCATCATCAGTAAAAATACCGTGATCGGTACAGTAAATGAGAAAAAGCGGCTGGAATGTCTGTGCTTTGAAGGTCCCTTTGAATGGCGGGCGCATCTTGCTCACAGCGGCTGGACAGACTGGACTTTGGCAGATGGTATTGCAACACTGGGAACGGTGGGGCAGGCGCTTGCAATGGAGGCGTTTCAGATACGCATGAAAAGATAG
- the pepV gene encoding dipeptidase PepV gives MEQKIDELVKSYRNDMIQSLEELVKIPSVINLESAGEGAPFGQEIRSALDALMELAKTLGFEVRDYDGYAAAVDFGAEGREIGILSHIDVVPPGNGWSKQPFVPEIENGKMYGRGTIDDKGPLVAALYAMKAVRESGLPIKNHVRHIIGCDEETGHRCIKYYLTKEKGPDLGFSPDGMFSVIHAEKGILRFQIQKERELPNTKELCVIRIKGGTVVNAVPNIAEVWIGGPKEQLEEILREFQEKISKGTAQIREGNLYLAFTGVSAHAMQPWLGENAILSMIRFLKDLPFADYKTREYFKALAALFEDGWEGRGLGIACEDQLSGKLSMNLGILNVEKEHSELKVDIRCPVHVDLDTVWKTIRLTCEKHGFQPEYWQKRPPLYVPKDAQLVQILLDVYEDVTGTREEAITIGGGTYCRDVENFVSFGPVFPGEPELAHEADEFVDLDELVQCARLYAQALYRLLQME, from the coding sequence ATGGAACAGAAAATCGATGAACTTGTGAAATCATACCGTAATGATATGATCCAGTCTCTAGAAGAACTGGTTAAGATTCCCAGCGTGATCAATCTGGAAAGCGCCGGAGAAGGCGCCCCGTTTGGTCAGGAAATCCGAAGCGCCCTGGATGCGCTTATGGAGCTGGCCAAGACGCTTGGATTCGAAGTGCGGGATTATGACGGCTACGCGGCTGCAGTGGATTTTGGAGCAGAAGGCAGGGAGATAGGGATCTTGTCCCACATTGATGTGGTTCCGCCGGGGAACGGCTGGTCAAAGCAGCCCTTTGTCCCGGAAATTGAGAACGGGAAAATGTACGGAAGGGGCACGATTGATGACAAAGGACCGTTGGTTGCCGCGCTTTATGCAATGAAAGCTGTGAGGGAAAGCGGCCTGCCCATTAAGAACCATGTACGGCACATCATCGGCTGTGATGAAGAGACAGGCCACCGTTGTATCAAGTATTATCTGACCAAGGAAAAAGGCCCGGATCTTGGATTTTCTCCAGATGGTATGTTTTCTGTCATCCATGCGGAGAAAGGGATCCTGCGGTTCCAGATCCAGAAGGAACGAGAGCTTCCAAACACAAAGGAACTTTGCGTGATCCGGATCAAAGGGGGAACAGTTGTAAATGCAGTACCTAACATTGCGGAGGTGTGGATTGGCGGCCCAAAGGAGCAGCTGGAAGAGATTCTTAGGGAGTTCCAGGAAAAGATTTCCAAGGGAACTGCACAGATAAGAGAGGGAAATCTTTATCTTGCGTTTACCGGAGTCAGCGCCCACGCTATGCAGCCTTGGCTGGGAGAAAATGCGATCCTGTCCATGATCCGGTTCCTAAAGGATCTGCCGTTTGCGGATTACAAGACCAGGGAATATTTCAAAGCTCTGGCTGCTCTGTTTGAAGACGGCTGGGAAGGAAGAGGCCTGGGAATTGCCTGTGAGGATCAGCTTTCAGGAAAACTCAGTATGAATCTGGGGATCCTGAATGTGGAGAAAGAACACAGTGAACTGAAGGTAGATATCCGTTGTCCTGTCCATGTTGATCTGGACACAGTCTGGAAGACAATCCGTCTGACCTGTGAGAAACATGGATTCCAACCGGAATACTGGCAGAAACGGCCGCCGCTCTATGTACCTAAAGATGCACAGCTTGTGCAGATTCTGCTGGATGTGTACGAAGATGTGACTGGGACAAGAGAAGAGGCCATCACTATCGGGGGCGGAACCTACTGCCGTGATGTAGAGAACTTTGTTTCTTTTGGTCCGGTATTTCCGGGTGAACCGGAGCTGGCTCACGAGGCAGATGAATTTGTTGATCTGGATGAGCTGGTACAGTGTGCAAGACTATATGCGCAGGCACTGTATCGGCTGCTGCAGATGGAGTAA
- a CDS encoding OPT/YSL family transporter, with translation MQDNQKSKAADTFEKIRCSEPMTIIFGSVLAVLSGIICMQIMGKVGVSANTSILGAIFAMLVARIPMTVFGKFKSVERQNYIQTIVSGAGFSAANCAFVTVAILFVMGEFDAILPMALGCIFGTLISVYTVGALFDSPLFPAKEAWAPGVATAEVLEAGDEGGDKAKRVIQGIVVGILGSIVKLPVGAVGIVFIANIVSMLALGIGLLIRGYCAPLTGFDLGATSIPQGFMVGAGIIALIQSVVSIYQGSAKRAKKSEGDDVEEGLTVSAGKTKWTLIIALLTHLAGGVFVGVICGIFTGMSAGEMALWVLWTAFASVASMIIIGKAAMYSGWFPGFAVTTIFMTIGVVMGFHPLAVAVLTGYISSVGPCFADMGYDLKTGWLIRGKAKNPEYELYGRKQQVWIEMLGALIGIIVVIFFADMTLKDGLIPATSTVFATTAEMGSDMALMKELAIWAIPGAIIQIIGRKYMFGVLLATGLLINNPIYGIGVVVAVIIRKIIGDEFMNCRDAGLIAGDGLYSFFSSLIKMFI, from the coding sequence ATGCAAGATAATCAGAAATCTAAAGCAGCGGATACATTTGAGAAAATACGATGTTCAGAGCCGATGACGATTATTTTTGGATCGGTTCTCGCGGTATTGTCAGGCATAATATGTATGCAGATCATGGGAAAGGTCGGAGTTTCGGCTAATACATCTATATTAGGCGCGATTTTTGCGATGCTTGTCGCAAGGATTCCGATGACAGTATTTGGGAAATTTAAAAGTGTGGAAAGACAGAATTATATCCAGACGATTGTGTCTGGCGCAGGTTTTTCCGCAGCAAACTGTGCCTTTGTGACAGTAGCTATCCTGTTTGTGATGGGTGAATTTGACGCTATTTTGCCAATGGCGCTGGGATGTATTTTCGGAACATTGATTTCCGTTTATACGGTAGGGGCGTTGTTTGATTCTCCTTTGTTTCCTGCCAAAGAAGCCTGGGCGCCGGGAGTGGCTACTGCGGAGGTCCTGGAGGCTGGAGATGAGGGCGGGGATAAAGCTAAACGTGTTATCCAGGGTATTGTTGTAGGAATCCTGGGAAGTATCGTAAAATTACCGGTAGGCGCCGTAGGTATCGTATTCATTGCAAACATTGTATCTATGCTGGCGTTGGGGATAGGTCTGCTGATCCGGGGATACTGTGCCCCGCTGACAGGGTTTGATCTTGGGGCGACGAGTATCCCTCAGGGCTTTATGGTTGGAGCAGGTATTATCGCATTGATCCAGTCGGTTGTATCAATCTATCAGGGCTCTGCAAAAAGAGCAAAGAAATCAGAGGGAGATGATGTGGAAGAGGGACTGACTGTTTCTGCGGGAAAGACTAAGTGGACGCTGATCATTGCGTTGCTCACCCATTTGGCTGGCGGCGTATTTGTAGGAGTGATCTGTGGAATATTTACTGGGATGTCTGCTGGTGAAATGGCCTTATGGGTACTCTGGACTGCGTTTGCCTCTGTTGCTTCGATGATTATTATAGGGAAAGCTGCAATGTATTCCGGGTGGTTTCCAGGATTTGCGGTCACTACGATTTTCATGACCATCGGTGTCGTTATGGGCTTCCATCCTCTTGCTGTTGCGGTTTTGACTGGTTATATCAGCTCTGTAGGTCCATGTTTTGCGGATATGGGATATGATTTAAAAACAGGCTGGCTGATCCGTGGAAAAGCAAAAAATCCGGAATATGAATTGTATGGAAGAAAACAACAGGTTTGGATAGAAATGCTGGGAGCTTTGATCGGAATTATTGTTGTCATCTTTTTTGCGGACATGACATTAAAAGACGGATTGATTCCGGCTACAAGTACAGTATTTGCGACTACCGCAGAGATGGGGAGCGATATGGCGCTTATGAAGGAGCTGGCCATCTGGGCGATTCCGGGAGCGATCATTCAGATAATCGGAAGAAAGTATATGTTTGGCGTCCTTTTGGCGACCGGGCTTTTGATCAATAATCCAATTTATGGAATAGGTGTTGTTGTAGCTGTTATTATCCGAAAGATTATCGGGGATGAATTTATGAACTGCCGTGATGCTGGTTTGATTGCAGGGGATGGATTATACAGCTTTTTCTCGAGTCTTATCAAAATGTTTATCTAA